In Anopheles gambiae chromosome 2, idAnoGambNW_F1_1, whole genome shotgun sequence, a single window of DNA contains:
- the LOC4577455 gene encoding uncharacterized protein LOC4577455 isoform X4: MLYNINEEDTARIKNDLLNSFRLKRLAEFTQIINRTKNSALKQAIVQSVFETVLTQPNSKTYLQACLAHGARVNKKSGRGEYPIHQAAKSRDINNLMLLLLRHEVNVNQLSDDGNSAIDFICPSHAHTFAKSIECINLLLKHGATIDTANLAKRLAKLKQETEILAEFMQGIEPFVTVTATGLPETETETVDNHMLLENAITCGNLERAKQIIESHASPQTSPYISKKILTICFERGCFEMLEYIFQILPAAGIESRITKKTWLSFLVQRVTGSDPECRFFKCLKLCLTYPQFDIDERDGWDYTALHYAATLKLKHLQELLLQKGAYIGGRDIFGVYTISQIDPLVLVRHFDSCVYTSPRIADEHGANSPIVYVMLNNFAPPKHEENNASPKSKSNVDVSYKSMRPALMEFTNVSKLSRLNEKEKKARQQLLEHPVIATFLYIREPPPTTVGLLLRFIRLVPAILLFVPWDSRWFIWCESVLLICLFIFEVILNASYITHFFDKRIKNKFQSVPNPTILFTMLVEIVLIACLIYFTFLEYSKVYQLRCCILLAGFATKRFIASWDCLAEKIHTLDIVVTKVICNFIICSFIFGIFVLSFCVHDSNFGQTFVPSNNTASSTNTTIESISKTAKLIDQLAMFDGKIIVLDKKMDLAFYGVGFVSFLILMPIALANIITALAITDVSELTARSRCVKIALRISNAFVPEHPAVELWRGMSKYMEEQSRSSLLSWWRSNRAVNTISSNSSKAKLCFSLSNRNNVQYIAMYVSSAVHCTKP; the protein is encoded by the exons ATGCTGTACAACATAAATGAAGAGGATACTGCTCGTATCAAGAATGATCTGCTTAATAGTTTTCGATTAAAAAGATTAGCTGAATTCACACAAATCataaatcgaacaaaaaattCTGCACTAAAACAAGCCATCGTACAATCTGTGTTTGAGACTGTTTTGACACAGCCAAACAGTAAAACATATCTACAAGCATGTCTAGCTCATGGAGCTCGGGTTAATAAG AAATCCGGCCGAGGGGAGTACCCGATACATCAAGCAGCAAAGTCACGAGACATCAACAATTTGATGCTACTTTTATTACGGCACGAAGTCAACGTTAATCAACTGTCCGATGATGGCAATAGCGCAATTGATTTTATATGTCCATCACACGCCCATACCTTCGCCAAAAGTATTGAATGCATAAATCTGTTACTCAAACACGGGGCCACTATAGATACAGCTAACCTAGCGAAACGTTTGGCAAAGTTGAAGCAGGAAACCGAGATCCTGGCTGAATTTATGCAAGGAATTGAACCCTTCGTAACGGTGACTGCAACTGGCTTACCTGAGACTGAGACTGAGACTGTGGATAACCACATGTTATTGGAGAATGCCATCACCTGTGGGAACTTGGAGAGGGCTAAACAAATCATTGAATCGCACGCAAGCCCACAAACCTCACCATACATATCCAAGAAAATACTTACCATTTGTTTTGAACGCGGATGCTTTGAAATGTTGGAATATATATTCCAAATACTTCCAGCGGCTGGAATAGAGTCCCGGATAACCAAGAAGACATGGCTGTCGTTTTTGGTACAGCGTGTAACTGGATCGGATCCCGAGTGTCGGTTTTTCAAATGCTTGAAGCTATGCCTGACCTATCCTCAATTCGACATCGACGAAAGAGATGGTTGGGATTATACTGCTTTGCACTATGCGGCCACCTTGAAACTGAAGCACTTGCAGGAGCTGCTCCTTCAGAAAGGTGCATACATAGGTGGAAGGGACATATTTGGCGTTTACACGATTAGCCAAATTGACCCACTGGTGCTGGTGCGACACTTTGATTCCTGTGTGTACACTAGCCCCAGGATAGCGGATGAGCATGGTGCAAACTCACCTATTGTTTACGTCATGTTGAACAACTTTGCTCCCCCCAAGCACGAGGAAAACAATGCGAGTCCTAAAAGCAAATCAAATGTAGATGTATCGTATAAAAGCATGCGACCTGCATTGATGGAGTTCACCAATGTGTCCAAATTGTCCAggttaaatgaaaaagaaaaaaaagctcgaCAGCAGCTCCTTGAACATCCAGTAATTGCTACTTTTCTTTACATTCGTGAGCCACCACCGACTACAGTGGGATTGTTGTTGAGATTTATCAGATTAGTACCGGCTATCTTATTGTTTGTACCCTGGGACAGCCGGTGGTTTATCTGGTGCGAATCGGTTCTGCTCATTTGTCTCTTTATATTCGAAGTCATCCTGAATGCTAGTTACATCACGCACTTTTTTGATAAACgcataaaaaacaaatttcaatCGGTGCCTAATCCAACAATCCTCTTCACCATGCTGGTGGAGATAGTTTTGATAGCGTGTTTgatatatttcacatttttggaaTACAGCAAGGTCTATCAGCTGAGATGTTGCATCCTGCTTGCAGGATTCGCTACTAAACGATTCATTGCCAGCTGGGACTGTTTAGCTGAGAAAATCCACACACTAGACATAGTTGTTACGAAGGTTATATGCAACTTTATTATATGTTCGTTTATATTTGGAATATTTGTGCTCTCCTTTTGCGTGCACGACTCAAACTTTGGGCAAACGTTTGTACCGTCGAATAACACTGCTAGCTCGACTAATACGACCATTGAGTCAATATCCAAAACCGCAAAATTGATTGATCAACTGGCGATGTTTGATG GAAAGATAATTGTGTTGGATAAGAAAATGGACTTGGCATTTTATGGAGTTGGTTTTGTAagttttcttattttaatGCCAATTGCTTTGGCGAACATAATAACTGCTTTAGCAATTACAGATGTTTCG GAACTCACCGCCCGATCGAGGTGTGTAAAAATCGCTCTCAGGATTAGCAACGCTTTTGTGCCAGAGCATCCGGCCGTTGAGCTATGGAGAGGAATGTCAAAATATATGGAAGAACA GTCGAGGAGCTCTCTGCTGAGTTGGTGGCGGTCAAATAGAGCAGTGAACACTATCAGTAGTAATTCTTCAAAAGCTAAACT gtgtttctcgctcagcaaCCGCAATAATGTCCAATACATTGCAATGTATGTTTCAAGTGCT GTACACTGCACGAAACCATGA
- the LOC4577455 gene encoding uncharacterized protein LOC4577455 isoform X5, producing MLYNINEEDTARIKNDLLNSFRLKRLAEFTQIINRTKNSALKQAIVQSVFETVLTQPNSKTYLQACLAHGARVNKKSCRGEYPIHLAAKSRDINNLKLLLLRHEVNVNQLSDDGNSATDFIWPSHADELSADTFAKSIECINLLHKHGATIDTANLEKRLAKLKQETEILAEFMQGIEPFVTVAASGVPATETETVLLENAITCGNLERAKQIIESHASPQTSPYISKKVLTICFERGCFEMLEYIFQILPAAGLESRITKKTWLSFLVQRVTGSDLECRFFKCLKLCLTYPQFDIDERNGWDYTALHYAATLKLKHLQELLLQKGAYIGGRDIFGVYTISQIDPLMLVRHFDSCVYTSPRIADEHGANSPIVYVMLNNFAPPKHEGNNASPKSKSNVDVSYESMRPALMELTNVCNISHSEENIRQQLIEHPVISTLLYIRDPPVTPFVCFFRCIRLVPFMLMFVLNYSSWFILCEFILLFGLFIFEFVLNFGYFKYFCDTSRKNLFRLLPKKSITMLIEIVMILSLMYFTFIAYNQLNQLVCCILLAGINAKRFFASWKWSAKNIYALEIVMGKIILYILNHAYIFIVFAYVFYVQAVFLNVEMKSLASNSTESMTNTTLASISIANTLLDQLAMFIGELNIADKRLDSWFSALTVGSFLIIVPISLANLISASAIVDVMKIYDESRRIDIALRFGYACDLEHPVFKFIQYIINRKWWLMLRDDVKYIAMYVML from the exons ATGCTGTACAACATAAATGAAGAGGATACTGCTCGTATCAAGAATGATCTGCTTAATAGTTTTCGATTAAAAAGATTAGCTGAATTCACACAAATCataaatcgaacaaaaaattCTGCACTAAAACAAGCCATCGTACAATCTGTGTTTGAGACTGTTTTGACACAGCCAAACAGTAAAACATATCTACAAGCATGTCTAGCTCATGGAGCTCGGGTTAATAAG AAATCCTGCCGAGGGGAGTACCCGATACATCTAGCAGCAAAGTCACGAGACATCAATAATTTGAAGTTACTGCTATTACGGCACGAAGTCAACGTTAATCAACTGTCCGATGATGGCAATAGCGCAACTGATTTTATATGGCCATCACACGCTGACGAACTCTCCGCCGATACCTTCGCCAAAAGTATTGAATGCATAAATCTGTTACACAAACACGGGGCCACTATAGATACAGCTAACCTAGAGAAACGTTTAGCAAAGTTGAAGCAGGAAACCGAGATCCTGGCTGAATTTATGCAAGGAATTGAACCCTTCGTAACGGTGGCTGCAAGCGGTGTACCTGCGACTGAGACTGAGACTGTGTTATTAGAGAATGCCATCACCTGTGGGAACTTGGAGAGGGCTAAACAAATCATTGAATCGCACGCAAGCCCACAAACCTCACCATACATATCCAAGAAAGTACTTACAATTTGCTTTGAACGCGGATGCTTTGAAATGTTGGAATATATATTCCAAATACTCCCAGCGGCTGGATTAGAGTCCCGGATAACAAAGAAAACATGGCTGTCGTTTTTGGTACAGCGTGTAACTGGATCGGATCTCGAGTGTCGGTTTTTCAAATGCTTGAAGCTATGCTTGACCTATCCTCAATTCGACATCGACGAAAGAAATGGTTGGGATTATACTGCTTTGCACTATGCGGCCACCTTGAAACTGAAGCACTTGCAGGAGCTGCTCCTTCAGAAAGGTGCATACATAGGTGGAAGGGACATATTTGGCGTTTACACGATTAGCCAAATCGACCCACTAATGCTGGTGCGACACTTTGATTCCTGTGTGTACACTAGTCCCAGGATAGCGGATGAGCATGGTGCAAACTCACCTATTGTTTACGTTATGTTGAACAACTTTGCTCCCCCCAAGCACGAGGGAAACAATGCGAGTCCTAAAAGCAAATCAAATGTAGATGTTTCGTATGAAAGCATGCGACCTGCATTGATGGAGTTAACCAATGTGTGCAATATTTCACATTCCGAGGAAAACATACGCCAGCAGCTCATTGAACATCCAGTGATATCTACCTTACTTTATATTCGGGACCCACCAGTAACgccatttgtgtgtttttttagatGTATCAGACTAGTTCCGTTTATGTTAATGTTCGTTTTGAACTATTCTAGCTGGTTTATCTTGtgtgaatttattttgctgttTGGTCTCTTTATATTCGAATTCGTTCTGAACTTCGGTTACTTCAAGTACTTTTGCGATacaagtcgcaaaaatctTTTCCGATTATTGCCGAAAAAGTCAATCACAATGTTGATAGAAATAGTGATGATACTAAGTTTGAtgtattttacatttattgcaTACAACCAATTGAACCAGCTGGTCTGTTGCATTCTTCTCGCGGGAATCAacgcaaaacgattctttgcCAGCTGGAAGTGGTCGGCCAAGAACATTTATGCACTAGAAATTGTAATGGGGAAAATTATACTCTACATTTTGAATCACGCATACATATTTATAGTATTTGCGTACGTATTTTACGTTCAAGCTGTATTTTTAAACGTTGAAATGAAGTCTTTGGCGTCTAATAGTACTGAAAGCATGACAAATACGACATTAGCGTCAATATCTATTGCCAACACACTGCTTGACCAATTGGCGATGTTTATTG GAGAACTAAACATAGCTGACAAGAGACTTGACAGCTGGTTTTCTGCACTGACCGTTGGAAGTTTTCTTATCATAGTGCCGATTTCCTTGGCTAACCTTATATCGGCTTCTGCAATTGTAGACGTTATG AAAATCTACGACGAATCTAGGCGCATAGACATTGCTCTTAGATTTGGCTACGCTTGTGATTTAGAACATCCAGTTTTTAAGTTTATTCAATATATTATAAATCGGAAATG GTGGTTGATGCTCCGGGATGATGTAAAATATATTGCAATGTATGTTATGTTATAA
- the LOC4577455 gene encoding uncharacterized protein LOC4577455 isoform X2, with protein MLYNINEEDTARIKNDLLNSFRLKRLAEFTQIINRTKNSALKQAIVQSVFETVLTQPNSKTYLQACLAHGARVNKKSCRGEYPIHLAAKSRDINNLKLLLLRHEVNVNQLSDDGNSATDFIWPSHADELSADTFAKSIECINLLHKHGATIDTANLEKRLAKLKQETEILAEFMQGIEPFVTVAASGVPATETETVLLENAITCGNLERAKQIIESHASPQTSPYISKKVLTICFERGCFEMLEYIFQILPAAGLESRITKKTWLSFLVQRVTGSDLECRFFKCLKLCLTYPQFDIDERNGWDYTALHYAATLKLKHLQELLLQKGAYIGGRDIFGVYTISQIDPLMLVRHFDSCVYTSPRIADEHGANSPIVYVMLNNFAPPKHEGNNASPKSKSNVDVSYESMRPALMELTNVCNISHSEENIRQQLIEHPVISTLLYIRDPPVTPFVCFFRCIRLVPFMLMFVLNYSSWFILCEFILLFGLFIFEFVLNFGYFKYFCDTSRKNLFRLLPKKSITMLIEIVMILSLMYFTFIAYNQLNQLVCCILLAGINAKRFFASWKWSAKNIYALEIVMGKIILYILNHAYIFIVFAYVFYVQAVFLNVEMKSLASNSTESMTNTTLASISIANTLLDQLAMFIGELNIADKRLDSWFSALTVGSFLIIVPISLANLISASAIVDVMKIYDESRRIDIALRFGYACDLEHPVFKFIQYIINRKWWLMLRDDVKYIAMDTGKNFEITLHVNNSNKQETLWQTDRQFAKRLVNAAFANQVQKTPQSESRVLRKSSRFKEERFATSSL; from the exons ATGCTGTACAACATAAATGAAGAGGATACTGCTCGTATCAAGAATGATCTGCTTAATAGTTTTCGATTAAAAAGATTAGCTGAATTCACACAAATCataaatcgaacaaaaaattCTGCACTAAAACAAGCCATCGTACAATCTGTGTTTGAGACTGTTTTGACACAGCCAAACAGTAAAACATATCTACAAGCATGTCTAGCTCATGGAGCTCGGGTTAATAAG AAATCCTGCCGAGGGGAGTACCCGATACATCTAGCAGCAAAGTCACGAGACATCAATAATTTGAAGTTACTGCTATTACGGCACGAAGTCAACGTTAATCAACTGTCCGATGATGGCAATAGCGCAACTGATTTTATATGGCCATCACACGCTGACGAACTCTCCGCCGATACCTTCGCCAAAAGTATTGAATGCATAAATCTGTTACACAAACACGGGGCCACTATAGATACAGCTAACCTAGAGAAACGTTTAGCAAAGTTGAAGCAGGAAACCGAGATCCTGGCTGAATTTATGCAAGGAATTGAACCCTTCGTAACGGTGGCTGCAAGCGGTGTACCTGCGACTGAGACTGAGACTGTGTTATTAGAGAATGCCATCACCTGTGGGAACTTGGAGAGGGCTAAACAAATCATTGAATCGCACGCAAGCCCACAAACCTCACCATACATATCCAAGAAAGTACTTACAATTTGCTTTGAACGCGGATGCTTTGAAATGTTGGAATATATATTCCAAATACTCCCAGCGGCTGGATTAGAGTCCCGGATAACAAAGAAAACATGGCTGTCGTTTTTGGTACAGCGTGTAACTGGATCGGATCTCGAGTGTCGGTTTTTCAAATGCTTGAAGCTATGCTTGACCTATCCTCAATTCGACATCGACGAAAGAAATGGTTGGGATTATACTGCTTTGCACTATGCGGCCACCTTGAAACTGAAGCACTTGCAGGAGCTGCTCCTTCAGAAAGGTGCATACATAGGTGGAAGGGACATATTTGGCGTTTACACGATTAGCCAAATCGACCCACTAATGCTGGTGCGACACTTTGATTCCTGTGTGTACACTAGTCCCAGGATAGCGGATGAGCATGGTGCAAACTCACCTATTGTTTACGTTATGTTGAACAACTTTGCTCCCCCCAAGCACGAGGGAAACAATGCGAGTCCTAAAAGCAAATCAAATGTAGATGTTTCGTATGAAAGCATGCGACCTGCATTGATGGAGTTAACCAATGTGTGCAATATTTCACATTCCGAGGAAAACATACGCCAGCAGCTCATTGAACATCCAGTGATATCTACCTTACTTTATATTCGGGACCCACCAGTAACgccatttgtgtgtttttttagatGTATCAGACTAGTTCCGTTTATGTTAATGTTCGTTTTGAACTATTCTAGCTGGTTTATCTTGtgtgaatttattttgctgttTGGTCTCTTTATATTCGAATTCGTTCTGAACTTCGGTTACTTCAAGTACTTTTGCGATacaagtcgcaaaaatctTTTCCGATTATTGCCGAAAAAGTCAATCACAATGTTGATAGAAATAGTGATGATACTAAGTTTGAtgtattttacatttattgcaTACAACCAATTGAACCAGCTGGTCTGTTGCATTCTTCTCGCGGGAATCAacgcaaaacgattctttgcCAGCTGGAAGTGGTCGGCCAAGAACATTTATGCACTAGAAATTGTAATGGGGAAAATTATACTCTACATTTTGAATCACGCATACATATTTATAGTATTTGCGTACGTATTTTACGTTCAAGCTGTATTTTTAAACGTTGAAATGAAGTCTTTGGCGTCTAATAGTACTGAAAGCATGACAAATACGACATTAGCGTCAATATCTATTGCCAACACACTGCTTGACCAATTGGCGATGTTTATTG GAGAACTAAACATAGCTGACAAGAGACTTGACAGCTGGTTTTCTGCACTGACCGTTGGAAGTTTTCTTATCATAGTGCCGATTTCCTTGGCTAACCTTATATCGGCTTCTGCAATTGTAGACGTTATG AAAATCTACGACGAATCTAGGCGCATAGACATTGCTCTTAGATTTGGCTACGCTTGTGATTTAGAACATCCAGTTTTTAAGTTTATTCAATATATTATAAATCGGAAATG GTGGTTGATGCTCCGGGATGATGTAAAATATATTGCAAT GGACACTGGAAAAAACTTTGAAATCACGCTTCACGTAAATAACTCGAATAAGCAGGAAACTTTGTGGCAAACAGACCGCCAATTTGCCAAAAGATTAGTTAATGCTGCGTTTGCTAACCAAGTGCAGAAGACCCCTCAATCTGAGTCGAGAGTGTTGCGCAAATCTTCTCGATTTAAAGAGGAGAGGTTTGCGACAAGCTCACTTTGA
- the LOC4577455 gene encoding uncharacterized protein LOC4577455 isoform X1 yields the protein MLYNINEEDTARIKNDLLNSFRLKRLAEFTQIINRTKNSALKQAIVQSVFETVLTQPNSKTYLQACLAHGARVNKKSGRGEYPIHQAAKSRDINNLMLLLLRHEVNVNQLSDDGNSAIDFICPSHAHTFAKSIECINLLLKHGATIDTANLAKRLAKLKQETEILAEFMQGIEPFVTVTATGLPETETETVDNHMLLENAITCGNLERAKQIIESHASPQTSPYISKKILTICFERGCFEMLEYIFQILPAAGIESRITKKTWLSFLVQRVTGSDPECRFFKCLKLCLTYPQFDIDERDGWDYTALHYAATLKLKHLQELLLQKGAYIGGRDIFGVYTISQIDPLVLVRHFDSCVYTSPRIADEHGANSPIVYVMLNNFAPPKHEENNASPKSKSNVDVSYKSMRPALMEFTNVSKLSRLNEKEKKARQQLLEHPVIATFLYIREPPPTTVGLLLRFIRLVPAILLFVPWDSRWFIWCESVLLICLFIFEVILNASYITHFFDKRIKNKFQSVPNPTILFTMLVEIVLIACLIYFTFLEYSKVYQLRCCILLAGFATKRFIASWDCLAEKIHTLDIVVTKVICNFIICSFIFGIFVLSFCVHDSNFGQTFVPSNNTASSTNTTIESISKTAKLIDQLAMFDGKIIVLDKKMDLAFYGVGFVSFLILMPIALANIITALAITDVSELTARSRCVKIALRISNAFVPEHPAVELWRGMSKYMEEQSRSSLLSWWRSNRAVNTISSNSSKAKLCFSLSNRNNVQYIAMYTARNHEIELHRVNDEAEKPEILWKADDKFTKLLIDAAFADEFT from the exons ATGCTGTACAACATAAATGAAGAGGATACTGCTCGTATCAAGAATGATCTGCTTAATAGTTTTCGATTAAAAAGATTAGCTGAATTCACACAAATCataaatcgaacaaaaaattCTGCACTAAAACAAGCCATCGTACAATCTGTGTTTGAGACTGTTTTGACACAGCCAAACAGTAAAACATATCTACAAGCATGTCTAGCTCATGGAGCTCGGGTTAATAAG AAATCCGGCCGAGGGGAGTACCCGATACATCAAGCAGCAAAGTCACGAGACATCAACAATTTGATGCTACTTTTATTACGGCACGAAGTCAACGTTAATCAACTGTCCGATGATGGCAATAGCGCAATTGATTTTATATGTCCATCACACGCCCATACCTTCGCCAAAAGTATTGAATGCATAAATCTGTTACTCAAACACGGGGCCACTATAGATACAGCTAACCTAGCGAAACGTTTGGCAAAGTTGAAGCAGGAAACCGAGATCCTGGCTGAATTTATGCAAGGAATTGAACCCTTCGTAACGGTGACTGCAACTGGCTTACCTGAGACTGAGACTGAGACTGTGGATAACCACATGTTATTGGAGAATGCCATCACCTGTGGGAACTTGGAGAGGGCTAAACAAATCATTGAATCGCACGCAAGCCCACAAACCTCACCATACATATCCAAGAAAATACTTACCATTTGTTTTGAACGCGGATGCTTTGAAATGTTGGAATATATATTCCAAATACTTCCAGCGGCTGGAATAGAGTCCCGGATAACCAAGAAGACATGGCTGTCGTTTTTGGTACAGCGTGTAACTGGATCGGATCCCGAGTGTCGGTTTTTCAAATGCTTGAAGCTATGCCTGACCTATCCTCAATTCGACATCGACGAAAGAGATGGTTGGGATTATACTGCTTTGCACTATGCGGCCACCTTGAAACTGAAGCACTTGCAGGAGCTGCTCCTTCAGAAAGGTGCATACATAGGTGGAAGGGACATATTTGGCGTTTACACGATTAGCCAAATTGACCCACTGGTGCTGGTGCGACACTTTGATTCCTGTGTGTACACTAGCCCCAGGATAGCGGATGAGCATGGTGCAAACTCACCTATTGTTTACGTCATGTTGAACAACTTTGCTCCCCCCAAGCACGAGGAAAACAATGCGAGTCCTAAAAGCAAATCAAATGTAGATGTATCGTATAAAAGCATGCGACCTGCATTGATGGAGTTCACCAATGTGTCCAAATTGTCCAggttaaatgaaaaagaaaaaaaagctcgaCAGCAGCTCCTTGAACATCCAGTAATTGCTACTTTTCTTTACATTCGTGAGCCACCACCGACTACAGTGGGATTGTTGTTGAGATTTATCAGATTAGTACCGGCTATCTTATTGTTTGTACCCTGGGACAGCCGGTGGTTTATCTGGTGCGAATCGGTTCTGCTCATTTGTCTCTTTATATTCGAAGTCATCCTGAATGCTAGTTACATCACGCACTTTTTTGATAAACgcataaaaaacaaatttcaatCGGTGCCTAATCCAACAATCCTCTTCACCATGCTGGTGGAGATAGTTTTGATAGCGTGTTTgatatatttcacatttttggaaTACAGCAAGGTCTATCAGCTGAGATGTTGCATCCTGCTTGCAGGATTCGCTACTAAACGATTCATTGCCAGCTGGGACTGTTTAGCTGAGAAAATCCACACACTAGACATAGTTGTTACGAAGGTTATATGCAACTTTATTATATGTTCGTTTATATTTGGAATATTTGTGCTCTCCTTTTGCGTGCACGACTCAAACTTTGGGCAAACGTTTGTACCGTCGAATAACACTGCTAGCTCGACTAATACGACCATTGAGTCAATATCCAAAACCGCAAAATTGATTGATCAACTGGCGATGTTTGATG GAAAGATAATTGTGTTGGATAAGAAAATGGACTTGGCATTTTATGGAGTTGGTTTTGTAagttttcttattttaatGCCAATTGCTTTGGCGAACATAATAACTGCTTTAGCAATTACAGATGTTTCG GAACTCACCGCCCGATCGAGGTGTGTAAAAATCGCTCTCAGGATTAGCAACGCTTTTGTGCCAGAGCATCCGGCCGTTGAGCTATGGAGAGGAATGTCAAAATATATGGAAGAACA GTCGAGGAGCTCTCTGCTGAGTTGGTGGCGGTCAAATAGAGCAGTGAACACTATCAGTAGTAATTCTTCAAAAGCTAAACT gtgtttctcgctcagcaaCCGCAATAATGTCCAATACATTGCAAT GTACACTGCACGAAACCATGAAATAGAACTTCACAGAGTAAACGACGAAGCCGAGAAGCCGGAAATTTTATGGAAAGCAGACGACAAATTTACCAAATTATTAATAGATGCTGCATTTGCTGATGAATTCACAtga
- the LOC4577455 gene encoding hemicentin-1 isoform X9: MTRVAARTAHRKCKCNTMNANLPLIAAFINFIVICFADTLSPEMQMYWENHMVQPYFDNTTKREVTAIAGQTCQLHCRVKSLGDRAVSWIRKRDLHILTVGILTYTNDQRFQSLHTDGSDEWTLRITSPQARDSGVYECQVSTEPKISQAFRVNVVVSKANILGNSELFVKSGSDINLTCEALQSPQPPSFIYWYKGGRVINYSQRGGISVLTEQQTRTSRLVISRASPSDSGNYTCAPSNSDSASVVVHVIKGEHPAAMQHGINGANVAHSSTYIVMAIISACLQLLLLVRRPTQWRAEWPVVR; encoded by the exons ATGACTCGAGTCGCAGCTAGGACAGCCCATCGGAAGTGCAAATGCAACACCATGAACGCAAATTTGCCGCTTATTGCAGCGTTTATCAATTTTATCGTCATTTGTTTCGCAG ACACGCTCAGCCCCGAGATGCAAATGTACTGGGAAAACCACATGGTGCAGCCGTACTTCGATAACACGACCAAGCGCGAAGTGACGGCCATCGCTGGACAGACCTGCCAGCTGCATTGCCGTGTAAAGAGCCTCGGCGACCGGGCG GTATCGTGGATTCGCAAGCGAGATCTACACATACTGACGGTGGGCATTCTCACCTACACCAACGACCAGCGCTTCCAGTCGCTGCACACCGATGGCAGCGACGAGTGGACGCTGCGGATAACGTCCCCCCAGGCCCGGGACTCGGGCGTGTACGAGTGTCAGGTGTCAACCGAGCCGAAGATCAGTCAAGCATTCCGCGTGAACGTTGTCG TCTCGAAAGCGAACATCCTGGGCAACTCGGAACTGTTCGTGAAGAGCGGCAGCGACATCAACCTGACCTGCGAGGCGCTCCAATCGCCGCAACCGCCGTCCTTCATCTACTGGTACAAGGGCGGCCGTGTGATCAACTACTCACAGCGTGGCGGCATTAGCGTGCTGACCGAGCAGCAGACCCGCACCAGCCGGCTGGTCATATCGCGCGCCTCCCCGTCCGACTCCGGGAATTATACCTGCGCGCCGAGTAACTCCG ATTCGGCCAGCGTGGTGGTGCACGTCATCAAAGGAGAGCATCCGGCCGCGATGCAACACGGAATAAATGGCGCTAACGTGGCACATTCATCAACATAT ATAGTTATGGCGATCATATCGGCCTGTTTGCAGCTTCTTCTGCTCGTACGGAGGCCAACGCAGTGGAGGGCGGAGTGGCCGGTCGTGCGATAG